The Populus trichocarpa isolate Nisqually-1 chromosome 2, P.trichocarpa_v4.1, whole genome shotgun sequence genome has a window encoding:
- the LOC7466188 gene encoding tRNA(His) guanylyltransferase 1, translated as MANSKYEYVKSFEVEDEIMFPNLIVVRIGDRHFQRFSEVHEFEKPNDEKALKLMSLCATLVLQEYPDIVFSFGFSDEYSFVFKQTTKFYQRRASKVVSIIVSFFTSVYVTKWKEFFPEKELKYPPSFHARPIVCASLEVLQEYLAWRQQHCHITNQYNTCLWELVKSGKTEKEALEILKGTQKQERNELLFQHFGINYRTLPQMFRQGSCVLRTEVEDIVKYSENGTPIKRMRRDKTTVHSKNIAGRSFWNEHQSLLKELGGFTKDVGKINSDYIRSFLFESKLMASTWIVIRIDGCHFHRFSEVHDFEKPNDEQALNLMNSCAVAVLQEFADVVFSYGVSDEYSFVLKKDSQFCQRKASNIVSIMVSFFTSMYVMNWKAFFPQKELKYCPAFDGRAVCYPSTEILRDYLAWRQVDCHINNQYNTCFWMLVKSGKSKSEAQRTLKGTQAQEKKEMLAWFGIDDYNALPVMFRQGSSVFRDGMAPNENGAAGEKPCYKVIVEHCNIIEQSFWEEHPGILG; from the exons ATGGCAAACAGCAAATACGAGTATGTCAAGTCTTTCGAGGTTGAAGACGAGATCATGTTCCCTAATCTCATCGTTGTCCGAATTGGAGACCGCCATTTTCAAAG ATTCAGTGAAGTTCACGAATTCGAGAAGCCAAACGATGAGAAAGCTTTGAAATTGATGAGCTTATGTGCTACTTTGGTTTTACAAGAATACCCTGATATTGTCTTCTCTTTTGGCTTCAGTGATGAATATAG TTTTGTTTTCAAGCAGACGACTAAGTTCTACCAGAGACGAGCCAG CAAAGTGGTTTCCATCATCGTGTCTTTCTTCACTTCCGTGTATGTCACAAAATGGAAAGAATTCTTCCCTGAGAAAGAATTGAAATACCCTCCTTCATTTCATGCCAGGCCGATTGTCTGTGCATCCCTTGAGGTTCTACAAGAATATCTTGCGTGGAGACAACAGCATT GCCATATTACCAACCAGTATAACACTTGTCTTTGGGAGCTTGTTAAAAGTGGCAAGACTGAAAAGGAAGCGCTTGAAATTTTGAAG GGTACTCAGAAACAAGAGCGAAATGAGCTTCTCTTTCAACATTTTGGTATCAACTACAGAACTCTTCCTCAGATGTTTCGTCAGGGTTCTTGTGTTCTCAGGACAGAG GTAGAAGATATTGTGAAGTACAGTGAGAATGGAACTcctattaaaagaatgaggaggGATAAAACAACAGTCCATTCAAAGAATATTGCTGGGAGAAGTTTTTGGAATGAGCACCAAAGTCTTCTTAAAGAGCTGGGTGGTTTTACTAAGGATGTTGGCAAAATTAACTCAGATTACATTAGGTCTTTCCTTTTTGAAAGCAAATTGATGGCATCCACTTGGATTGTCATTAGAATTGATGGATGCCATTTTCACAG ATTTTCTGAAGTTCATGACTTTGAGAAGCCAAATGATGAGCAAGCTCTGAACCTTATGAATTCATGTGCAGTGGCTGTTCTACAAGAATTTGCAgatgttgttttttcttatggtgtcAGTGATGAGTACAG CTTTGTGTTGAAGAAGGATTCTCAGTTTTGCCAAAGGAAAGCAAG CAACATCGTGTCTATTATGGTATCATTCTTCACTTCAATGTATGTGATGAATTGGAAAGCATTCTTCCCCCAGAAAGAGTTGAAATATTGTCCGGCTTTTGATGGAAGGGCTGTATGCTATCCATCAACTGAGATTCTACGAGATTACCTGGCATGGAGACAAGTTGATT GCCACATAAACAACCAGTACAATACTTGTTTCTGGATGCTTGTTAAGTCTGGAAAAAGCAAAAGTGAAGCTCAACGTACTTTGAAG GGAACTCAAGcacaagagaaaaaagaaatgcttGCTTGGTTTGGTATTGATGACTACAATGCATTACCAGTCATGTTTCGGCAGGGTTCTTCTGTTTTCCGG GATGGCATGGCCCCGAATGAAAACGGAGCAGCTGGTGAAAAACCTTGTTACAAAGTAATTGTAGAACATTGTAATATAATTGAGCAGAGCTTTTGGGAAGAACACCCAGGCATCCTTGGATAG
- the LOC7496770 gene encoding CRIB domain-containing protein RIC4, with protein MHACPFQISCLILLCKSNMRDRKERFVVLPFSIGCASQSSVAVATAAEPCKKPKHETKSSHATRRREGEESSCQEKTKSNTFSSLALPKPNMSSGMYKLVRGIKSLSQIFVYKEDDDDRMEREMEIGYPTDVKHLTHIGLDGSTTTTTATNPIKGWESLKPPEIISFPSISLRHLELAMAAQAHGPLVEVDHSRLS; from the exons ATGCATGCATGCCCCTTTCAGATTTcgtgtttgattttgttgtgtAAATCGAACATGAGAGATCGTAAGGAAAGATTTGTAGTTCTTCCCTTCTCCATCGGCTGTGCTTCTCAGTCTAGTGTTGCGGTGGCTACCGCCGCTGAACCCTGCAAGAAACCAAAACATGAGACCAAATCATCACATGCAACAA GAAGACGGGAAGGGGAAGAAAGCTCTTGTCAAGAAAAGACGAAGAGTAATACATTCAGTTCCCTGGCTCTTCCAAAGCCTAACATGTCCAGTGGCATGTACAAACTCGTTAGGGGCATTAAAAGCCTGTCCCAAATATTTG TGTACAAAGAAGATGATGACGACAGAATGGAAAGAGAGATGGAGATCGGATATCCGACTGATGTGAAGCATTTAACACACATTGGATTGGATGGTTCCACTACTACAACGACAGCGACAAATCCTATTAAGGGCTGGGAAAGTCTGAAACCTCCAGAAATAATTTCATTCCCTTCTATTTCTTTAAGGCACTTAGAGCTTGCTATGGCTGCACAGGCTCATGGACCTCTAGTTGAGGTCGATCATTCCAGGCTCTCTTGA